Proteins encoded by one window of Hylaeus volcanicus isolate JK05 chromosome 7, UHH_iyHylVolc1.0_haploid, whole genome shotgun sequence:
- the LOC128880287 gene encoding uncharacterized protein LOC128880287 isoform X1 yields the protein MFRDGQYLEVIKASDNCLATAVVTVQEKTMKIREKEVSTNKWLDLEDWAALYKILEKAILRNVRKEGLSSNSEKCKGRKSTRQLEVTYTFEPSENVKDVASLPTIRVNVSPAKKKSKTNPSEASLGKGETRDRTLEKSRRHDSDSAHQKDNGNTLPKKVEDGNITKVSCQTKNDRTKRYLQFESLGNARLEEYVPDAPVAKKLCTHLKYIPSRKSMLEQIQISTNEYSPTVSDSKGVAEVVRYIPNSVDSSKVSYETYEPNATSIVNIPEEYVPNSKGIKASVEEYQPDFTSTTMKFDDSYVPSSVQLINKDTKKSTERLKKVQLDKHSLREKETSTKRIMDLFT from the exons atgtttcgcgatGGCCAATATTTGGAAGTAATAAAG GCATCGGATAATTGTTTAGCTACCGCTGTAGTTACCGTCCAAGAGAAGACCATGAAAATTCGGGAGAAAGAAGTTTCGACCAACAAGTGGCTGGATCTCGAGGATTGGGCAGCACTGTATAAAATTTTGGAGAAAGCGATTTTGCGTAACGTTCGGAAGGAAGGATTATCTTCGAATTCGGAGAAATGCAAGGGAAGGAAGTCTACTCGACAATTGGAAGTCAC ATATACGTTCGAACCGtcagaaaatgtaaaagatgtTGCATCACTGCCTACGATCAGGGTAAACGTGTCTCCCGCGAAAAAAAAGTCGAAGACAAATCCGTCAGAAGCATCATTAGGGAAAGGAGAAACTCGCGATCGAACGTTAGAAAAATCTCGACGCCACGATTCTGATTCCGCGCACCAAAAAGATAACGGCAATACTTTACCAAAGAAAGTGGAAGATGGTAATATTACGAAGGTATCGTGCCAgacgaaaaatgatagaactAAGAGATATTTACAGTTTGAAAGCTTAGGGAATGCCCGATTGGAGGAGTATGTTCCGGATGCACCCGTCGCAAAAAAATTGTGCACgcatttgaaatatatacCAAGCAGGAAGAGTATGTTGGAACAAATCCAAATATCTACGAATGAGTATTCCCCTACTGTATCGGATAGTAAAGGCGTAGCGGAAGTTGTTAGATATATCCCTAATTCCGTGGATTCGTCGAAAGTGTCTTACGAGACGTACGAACCTAACGCAACGtccattgtaaatattccCGAGGAATACGTTCCCAATTCGAAGGGAATCAAAGCTTCCGTTGAAGAATATCAACCGGATTTTACTAGTACAACGATGAAATTTGACGACAGTTACGTGCCCTCGAGCgttcaattaattaacaaagatACGAAAAAGTCAACTGAACGATTAAAGAAGGTACAATTAGATAAACACTCGTtgcgagaaaaagaaacatcaacTAAGAGAATTATGGATCTTTTTACCTGA
- the LOC128880287 gene encoding uncharacterized protein LOC128880287 isoform X2, producing MKIREKEVSTNKWLDLEDWAALYKILEKAILRNVRKEGLSSNSEKCKGRKSTRQLEVTYTFEPSENVKDVASLPTIRVNVSPAKKKSKTNPSEASLGKGETRDRTLEKSRRHDSDSAHQKDNGNTLPKKVEDGNITKVSCQTKNDRTKRYLQFESLGNARLEEYVPDAPVAKKLCTHLKYIPSRKSMLEQIQISTNEYSPTVSDSKGVAEVVRYIPNSVDSSKVSYETYEPNATSIVNIPEEYVPNSKGIKASVEEYQPDFTSTTMKFDDSYVPSSVQLINKDTKKSTERLKKVQLDKHSLREKETSTKRIMDLFT from the exons ATGAAAATTCGGGAGAAAGAAGTTTCGACCAACAAGTGGCTGGATCTCGAGGATTGGGCAGCACTGTATAAAATTTTGGAGAAAGCGATTTTGCGTAACGTTCGGAAGGAAGGATTATCTTCGAATTCGGAGAAATGCAAGGGAAGGAAGTCTACTCGACAATTGGAAGTCAC ATATACGTTCGAACCGtcagaaaatgtaaaagatgtTGCATCACTGCCTACGATCAGGGTAAACGTGTCTCCCGCGAAAAAAAAGTCGAAGACAAATCCGTCAGAAGCATCATTAGGGAAAGGAGAAACTCGCGATCGAACGTTAGAAAAATCTCGACGCCACGATTCTGATTCCGCGCACCAAAAAGATAACGGCAATACTTTACCAAAGAAAGTGGAAGATGGTAATATTACGAAGGTATCGTGCCAgacgaaaaatgatagaactAAGAGATATTTACAGTTTGAAAGCTTAGGGAATGCCCGATTGGAGGAGTATGTTCCGGATGCACCCGTCGCAAAAAAATTGTGCACgcatttgaaatatatacCAAGCAGGAAGAGTATGTTGGAACAAATCCAAATATCTACGAATGAGTATTCCCCTACTGTATCGGATAGTAAAGGCGTAGCGGAAGTTGTTAGATATATCCCTAATTCCGTGGATTCGTCGAAAGTGTCTTACGAGACGTACGAACCTAACGCAACGtccattgtaaatattccCGAGGAATACGTTCCCAATTCGAAGGGAATCAAAGCTTCCGTTGAAGAATATCAACCGGATTTTACTAGTACAACGATGAAATTTGACGACAGTTACGTGCCCTCGAGCgttcaattaattaacaaagatACGAAAAAGTCAACTGAACGATTAAAGAAGGTACAATTAGATAAACACTCGTtgcgagaaaaagaaacatcaacTAAGAGAATTATGGATCTTTTTACCTGA